The genomic segment TCACGCGGTGACCCGCTTGCGGCCGGCGGAGAGGGTCACGTCGGGCGATCGGAGGTACAGCGCCTCGTCGGGCTCGGGAGCTGCGCCCGCGCGCGCCCGCTCCACCGCCACGCGACCGAGCGCGCCCGCGGAGACCACGGCGGCGTCGATGCGCGCGGCGTCCGGATGCGGCAGGTCGTCGGGCCGCGACAGTCCGGGCCCGTCCACGCGGTGGGCACCCGACTCGTCGAGCACGTAGGCCGACCAGTAGACCTCCCGGCGGCGCGCATCCGTCACCACGAGCTGAGGCCCGCGAGCCCCGGAGTGCCACGCCTCGAAGGCGACGGCGTCGTGGCTCACGACCGGGAGGATGCTCCGGCCGATCCCGAAGGCGAACGCCTTGGCCGCGGCGATGCCGACGCGGAGCCCGGTGAACGGGCCGGGGCCCATGCCGGCGACGACGTCCTCGATGTCGCGCGGCGTCGCACCGGCGTCGTCGAGCACGCCCGCGATGAGTGCGCCCACCACCTCGGCATGGCGCATGGTGTCGGCGACGGAGCGCTCGGCGACGACGTCAGCGCCGTCGAGCACCGCGGCCGACGATCCGGCCGAGGTATCGAGGGAGAGCAGCACCCCTCGAGCCTAACGCCGCGTCCCGCAGAGGGGTCACAGCCAGCGCGGCCCCACTCGGCGGACGGTGACCGAGCGCGGCTCGATGGGCTCCTCCCCCTCGGAGGCCGACGATCCGAGGACCGGAGCCGCGCCGTGCGGCCGGTCGATGCGCACGGCGAGATACGACTCGGCGAGGGCCTCGATGAGCCCCTCGCCCCACTCCACCACCACGACCGACCGCGCGAAGTCGATGTCGAGGTCGTCGAGCTCGAGCGCGCTGTCGAGACGGTAGGCGTCGACGTGCACGAGCGCGGGACCGTCCCCGAGGTTCGGATGCGTCCTGGCCAGCACGAACGTCGGGCTCGTCACAGGCCCGCGGACGCCGAGCGCCTCCCCGAGACCGCGTGTGAACGTGGTCTTCCCGGCGCCCAGGTCTCCCGAGAGCACCAGGACGTCGCCGGCCCGCAGCATCCGGGCGACAGAGCCACCGAGCGCCTCCATCGCCTCCGGAGTCGCGACCTCGATGACCTCGGCATCGCCCATCCCCGCGCCGGATGACGTCGACCGACTCACGGACGCTCCAGGCGGATCGCCTCGGGCATGCCCTCCGGTCGTGCACCCACGTAGAGCCTGTCGACGCGGGGACCGACCCGGGCGACGATCTCGTCGCCGATGGTCTGTGCGTAGCCGGCCCAGTCCTCCGCGGTGGGCTCGCCGCGGTCACCCTCGCCGAACACCACCACCTCGTCACCGACCGCGACCTCGGCGTCGCCGACGTCGACCACGAACTGGTCCATCGCGATGCGGCCCGCGATCGGGTAGCGGCGTCCGCGGATCCAGACGGTGCCGTGGCCCGTCGCGATGCGCGGGATGCCGTCGGCGTACCCGAGCGGGACGAGCGCGAGCGTGGAGTCGCTGTCGGTCCGGTAGGTCAAGCCGTACGAGACGCCGTGCCCGGCCTCGACGCGCTTGACCGCGGCCACCGGGGCCTTGAGTGTCATCACCGGGCGCAGTCCCAGACCCCGCCCGTCGACGTCGTCGAACGGCGAGATGCCGTAGGCGGCGATGCCGAAGCGCACCAGGTCGAGCCTGGCCTCCGGTTCGCGGATGCCTGCCGAGCTCGCCGCGAGGTGCAGGCGCTCGAAGCGCGCGCCGAGTCCCTCCGCC from the Cnuibacter physcomitrellae genome contains:
- the tsaB gene encoding tRNA (adenosine(37)-N6)-threonylcarbamoyltransferase complex dimerization subunit type 1 TsaB, encoding MLLSLDTSAGSSAAVLDGADVVAERSVADTMRHAEVVGALIAGVLDDAGATPRDIEDVVAGMGPGPFTGLRVGIAAAKAFAFGIGRSILPVVSHDAVAFEAWHSGARGPQLVVTDARRREVYWSAYVLDESGAHRVDGPGLSRPDDLPHPDAARIDAAVVSAGALGRVAVERARAGAAPEPDEALYLRSPDVTLSAGRKRVTA
- the alr gene encoding alanine racemase, producing MTGHDRATPRRAAVIDLDAFRHNVRTLAALAAPSETMLAVKANAYGHGMVPLAYAALEAGAGSLAVLDIPAALALREAGITAPIFAWMHDVGSDFGAAAEADIDLGISGVWQLDALAAAGASRAPRVHLKIDTGLSRNGATTEDWPGLVRAALDYDAQGVVRLHAAWSHLADASPADDAESLQRLRAAVEVAEGLGARFERLHLAASSAGIREPEARLDLVRFGIAAYGISPFDDVDGRGLGLRPVMTLKAPVAAVKRVEAGHGVSYGLTYRTDSDSTLALVPLGYADGIPRIATGHGTVWIRGRRYPIAGRIAMDQFVVDVGDAEVAVGDEVVVFGEGDRGEPTAEDWAGYAQTIGDEIVARVGPRVDRLYVGARPEGMPEAIRLERP
- the tsaE gene encoding tRNA (adenosine(37)-N6)-threonylcarbamoyltransferase complex ATPase subunit type 1 TsaE produces the protein MSRSTSSGAGMGDAEVIEVATPEAMEALGGSVARMLRAGDVLVLSGDLGAGKTTFTRGLGEALGVRGPVTSPTFVLARTHPNLGDGPALVHVDAYRLDSALELDDLDIDFARSVVVVEWGEGLIEALAESYLAVRIDRPHGAAPVLGSSASEGEEPIEPRSVTVRRVGPRWL